The following are encoded together in the Adhaeribacter arboris genome:
- a CDS encoding adenylate/guanylate cyclase domain-containing protein, giving the protein MALKDTLLTDVKEIFKTNWNTREGRVVPEAEDIKLGNDAVKLTGVVLYADLAESTYMVKTFPAYFAAEVYKSYLHCASKIIRNNDGIITSFDGDRVMAVYIGDYKATNALRTALAVNHAVIDIINPSMQEQYKSSKIKEEVKKYTVKQAVEIDISEIFVARTGIRGSNDLVWVGNAANQAAKLCGLRTYNYASWATKAVYDLANDKVKTSTDKRAMWEKATWDGKEVYRSSWKWEQ; this is encoded by the coding sequence ATGGCGCTTAAAGACACTCTACTTACAGACGTAAAAGAAATATTCAAAACAAACTGGAATACTCGTGAAGGCAGAGTTGTACCAGAAGCAGAAGATATTAAGCTCGGTAATGATGCTGTTAAACTGACGGGAGTAGTTCTTTATGCAGACCTAGCAGAGTCAACTTATATGGTTAAAACATTCCCTGCATACTTTGCGGCTGAGGTTTATAAATCTTATTTACATTGTGCGTCAAAAATAATAAGAAATAATGATGGCATTATAACATCATTTGATGGTGATAGAGTAATGGCAGTTTATATTGGCGATTATAAAGCTACCAACGCATTACGAACCGCATTAGCAGTTAACCATGCTGTTATAGATATTATTAACCCTAGCATGCAAGAACAATATAAGAGTTCAAAGATTAAAGAAGAGGTAAAGAAATATACTGTTAAGCAGGCTGTTGAAATTGATATAAGTGAAATATTCGTTGCACGAACAGGCATTAGAGGTTCAAATGATTTAGTATGGGTTGGAAATGCAGCTAATCAAGCTGCAAAGCTTTGTGGTTTACGTACATATAATTATGCATCTTGGGCAACTAAAGCAGTTTATGACTTAGCTAACGATAAAGTCAAGACTTCAACAGATAAGAGGGCAATGTGGGAAAAGGCAACATGGGATGGGAAAGAAGTATATCGCTCTTCATGGAAGTGGGAACAATGA
- a CDS encoding REP-associated tyrosine transposase, with protein MSRAYKTYEGGLFFVTLTVVGWIDVFIRREYCDCLIQNLKYCQEKKGLQLYAYCIMSSHVHLIAAAKIGTLSDILRDFKSYTAKQLLQLIQDNPQESRKEWLLYLFQHFARKNNHNIEFQFWQHHNHPIDLSSNELIEQKLSYIHQNPVNAGLVNEAQDYFYSSANLLSPLKMLPL; from the coding sequence ATGTCGCGGGCTTATAAAACATACGAAGGCGGGTTGTTTTTTGTAACGCTTACCGTGGTGGGTTGGATAGATGTGTTTATCCGGCGCGAGTACTGTGATTGTTTGATACAAAATTTAAAATATTGTCAGGAAAAGAAAGGCTTGCAACTCTATGCTTATTGTATCATGAGCAGCCACGTACACCTTATTGCTGCTGCCAAAATTGGTACGCTCAGTGATATTCTGCGGGATTTTAAAAGTTATACGGCCAAACAACTACTACAACTCATCCAAGATAATCCACAGGAAAGCCGCAAAGAATGGTTGCTTTACTTATTCCAACATTTTGCCCGTAAAAATAACCATAACATTGAGTTCCAATTCTGGCAACACCACAATCACCCGATTGATTTATCTAGCAATGAGTTAATTGAACAGAAGCTTAGTTATATTCATCAGAATCCCGTAAATGCAGGGCTAGTTAATGAAGCACAGGATTATTTCTATAGTAGTGCTAATTTACTTAGTCCATTGAAAATGTTGCCATTGTAA
- the arfB gene encoding alternative ribosome rescue aminoacyl-tRNA hydrolase ArfB, giving the protein MILTSKHRDFYPEFIFQTSRSGGPGGQNVNKVASKVELRFHVANSELLTPEEKLVLQEKLANRLTSEGYLQLICQTERSQLANKEMCVKKFYELLQKAFTRLKPRKATKPSQAAKQQRLENKKHHAEKKATRLKLKPGDI; this is encoded by the coding sequence ATGATACTAACCAGTAAACACCGGGACTTTTACCCCGAATTTATTTTTCAAACTTCCCGCAGTGGCGGTCCGGGCGGCCAAAACGTGAACAAAGTGGCCTCTAAGGTAGAACTGCGCTTTCACGTAGCTAATTCGGAGCTGCTCACACCCGAAGAAAAATTAGTGCTGCAGGAAAAACTGGCTAACCGCCTTACCAGCGAAGGGTATTTACAGCTAATTTGTCAAACCGAGCGCAGCCAACTCGCCAACAAGGAAATGTGCGTTAAAAAGTTCTACGAGTTACTCCAAAAAGCCTTCACCCGCCTCAAACCGCGCAAAGCCACCAAGCCCAGTCAAGCGGCGAAGCAACAGCGCCTGGAAAACAAAAAACACCACGCCGAGAAAAAAGCCACTCGCCTTAAATTAAAGCCCGGCGATATTTAA
- a CDS encoding (2Fe-2S) ferredoxin domain-containing protein — translation MSKPFNIPRQVIYVCTGSKCKKRGGKDLSKLFRDQVKQAGLKDTVEVIKTDCTDRCKFAPIVSIQPQNVWLHDVVEYQVPQLFQQYLLTPIKFSAQAPETPEAHSSNAPDKNME, via the coding sequence ATGAGCAAACCTTTTAATATACCCAGGCAAGTTATTTACGTTTGCACCGGCAGCAAATGCAAAAAACGCGGTGGAAAAGATTTAAGTAAACTTTTTCGGGATCAAGTCAAACAGGCTGGCCTGAAAGATACCGTAGAAGTTATCAAAACCGATTGCACCGACCGCTGCAAATTTGCTCCTATCGTGAGCATTCAACCGCAAAATGTTTGGCTGCACGACGTAGTGGAATACCAGGTGCCGCAGTTGTTTCAGCAATATTTATTAACTCCGATTAAATTTTCCGCCCAAGCTCCTGAAACTCCTGAGGCCCACTCAAGTAATGCACCCGACAAGAATATGGAATAA
- a CDS encoding LuxR C-terminal-related transcriptional regulator encodes MKTLTSGFVADMAAATPRHPDTFNELLQKWQTKSYDDVRINYDDFIQSNPILQKFLNLGACLTWILDVRTMQYTFISNNVKQILGYEVRHFLKQGAPFMAHIMHPGDLPKTLKLLTLIWDFLLALPVPERQKYKFNGDYRIIKPDGSLVRILAQHTILQLDRKGNITHLLGTGSDITHWKKTDDVIASVVCTEDDTCFFCSSDDDCLKPQALLSKREREIIKLIAEGYNSKYIADKLFISFHTVNTHRQNIIEKTHTKSVTGLIQFAVCHGLI; translated from the coding sequence ATGAAAACCTTAACTAGCGGTTTTGTGGCAGATATGGCCGCTGCCACTCCCCGGCACCCGGATACATTTAATGAATTACTCCAAAAATGGCAAACGAAATCGTACGATGATGTGCGAATAAATTACGACGACTTCATTCAGAGTAACCCTATTTTGCAGAAGTTTTTAAACCTGGGAGCCTGTTTAACCTGGATTCTGGATGTTCGGACCATGCAATATACTTTTATCAGTAATAATGTAAAACAGATATTAGGCTACGAGGTGCGCCATTTCTTAAAACAGGGAGCTCCTTTTATGGCCCATATCATGCATCCCGGCGATCTGCCCAAAACGCTTAAATTACTTACCCTTATCTGGGATTTTCTATTAGCCTTGCCCGTTCCTGAGCGGCAAAAATATAAATTTAACGGCGACTACCGCATTATAAAACCCGATGGCAGTTTGGTCCGGATTCTAGCGCAACATACTATTCTGCAACTCGACCGTAAAGGCAATATTACCCATTTACTCGGTACGGGTTCGGATATTACTCACTGGAAAAAGACCGACGATGTAATTGCCTCGGTGGTTTGCACCGAAGATGATACCTGTTTTTTTTGCTCTTCCGACGATGACTGCCTAAAACCGCAAGCCCTCTTGAGCAAACGGGAACGGGAGATTATTAAATTAATCGCCGAAGGGTACAATAGTAAATACATTGCCGATAAGCTGTTCATTAGTTTTCATACGGTAAATACCCATCGCCAGAATATTATTGAAAAAACGCATACTAAAAGCGTTACCGGCCTGATTCAATTTGCTGTTTGCCACGGCCTGATATAA
- a CDS encoding nuclear transport factor 2 family protein: MKKLLDIKAIAQRYIAFSNAVDYESIADLFDEDAEWIPISPIKPLKGREAIRTAYLNQVKKVNKPIINDKYFADGFTCIVEFEVQIDENTIAAIVDVFTFNEQGKIIRLAVYKR; this comes from the coding sequence ATGAAAAAGTTACTTGACATAAAAGCAATTGCTCAGAGATACATTGCTTTTTCAAATGCTGTTGATTATGAATCAATTGCAGATTTGTTTGATGAAGACGCAGAGTGGATTCCAATTTCTCCGATTAAACCTCTTAAAGGTCGTGAAGCTATAAGAACAGCTTATCTGAATCAAGTAAAAAAAGTAAACAAACCCATAATAAACGATAAATATTTTGCTGACGGTTTTACTTGTATCGTTGAGTTTGAGGTTCAGATTGACGAAAACACTATTGCTGCCATTGTAGATGTTTTTACTTTTAATGAACAAGGAAAAATTATTCGTTTGGCTGTTTATAAAAGATAA
- a CDS encoding ferritin, with translation MKDLLRLRTSLSEEIEKLLNEQIKVEAHSSAVYLAMSSWCNRNGFDYSAGYFQKQSGEEREHMLKLFNFVNDLGGHAISPEVVNIPQDFESFRTVFEQALQQEIYVTQQFNRMADACFRSKDFMTFQFLQWFLKEQVEEEYVARRALELFDVIGEEGTGRYEIDKAVPKIKYDN, from the coding sequence ATGAAAGACTTACTCAGACTTAGAACTTCGCTTTCCGAAGAAATAGAAAAACTCTTAAACGAGCAGATAAAAGTGGAGGCCCACTCCTCGGCCGTATATTTGGCGATGTCGTCGTGGTGTAATCGCAACGGATTTGATTATAGCGCGGGTTATTTCCAGAAGCAATCCGGTGAAGAACGCGAGCACATGCTTAAGTTGTTCAATTTTGTGAACGATTTGGGCGGGCATGCCATTTCACCGGAAGTAGTTAATATTCCGCAGGATTTTGAATCTTTCCGGACCGTATTTGAACAAGCTTTGCAACAGGAAATTTATGTAACGCAGCAATTTAACCGCATGGCCGATGCTTGTTTCCGGAGCAAAGATTTTATGACTTTCCAGTTCCTGCAGTGGTTCCTGAAAGAGCAGGTGGAAGAAGAATACGTGGCCCGTCGTGCTTTAGAATTATTTGATGTGATTGGCGAAGAAGGTACCGGCCGTTACGAAATTGATAAAGCCGTGCCTAAAATAAAATACGATAATTAA